A genomic segment from Spirochaetota bacterium encodes:
- a CDS encoding alpha-L-fucosidase — protein sequence MWFKKNYRRVFLDMHIDDWNEEFLSKLDPKAVVDTIKTCGAQQIVVKAKPHTGLCYWPASVGRMHTGLKGRDYVGEMIELCHANGIAAMV from the coding sequence ATGTGGTTCAAAAAAAATTATCGCCGTGTGTTCCTCGATATGCACATCGATGACTGGAACGAAGAATTCCTGTCGAAACTTGATCCGAAAGCCGTCGTCGATACGATAAAGACATGCGGTGCGCAGCAGATCGTCGTCAAGGCGAAGCCGCATACCGGTCTCTGCTACTGGCCGGCGAGCGTCGGGCGCATGCATACGGGACTCAAAGGCCGCGACTATGTCGGCGAGATGATAGAACTTTGCCATGCCAACGGCATCGCGGCGATGGTGTAA